In Corynebacterium matruchotii, a single genomic region encodes these proteins:
- a CDS encoding class I SAM-dependent DNA methyltransferase, with amino-acid sequence MPTWNEIVKNNPAHSINYANRWQMLAEQGHDIVGEARLIDAMAQRGSRILDAGCGQGRLTGFLTDRGHTVVGFDVDPVLIDIAKEANPDATFYVGDLSTDEIPESDFDLIVSAGNVMGFLAPEGRQPALDHLYRALKNGGRAVIAYGSGPGRAWSFPEFFANAETAGFVVEHKFSSWELDPYTDRSEFLVAVLRRPKPYGLGQ; translated from the coding sequence ATGCCAACCTGGAACGAAATTGTAAAAAACAACCCTGCTCACTCTATCAACTATGCCAACCGATGGCAGATGTTGGCGGAGCAGGGGCATGACATTGTTGGTGAGGCGCGGCTTATCGACGCCATGGCGCAGCGGGGATCCCGCATTTTGGACGCCGGCTGTGGTCAGGGTCGACTCACGGGATTCCTCACCGATCGGGGGCACACCGTGGTGGGGTTTGACGTTGACCCGGTGCTGATCGACATAGCCAAGGAAGCGAATCCTGACGCCACCTTCTATGTGGGGGATTTAAGCACAGACGAAATCCCCGAATCCGACTTCGATCTCATCGTGTCCGCCGGCAACGTCATGGGGTTCCTCGCGCCGGAGGGTCGCCAACCAGCCCTTGACCACCTATACCGGGCGTTGAAAAACGGTGGGCGGGCCGTGATCGCTTATGGTAGTGGCCCCGGCCGGGCCTGGAGCTTCCCGGAGTTCTTTGCTAATGCGGAAACCGCCGGTTTCGTGGTGGAGCATAAATTCTCCTCCTGGGAGTTGGACCCGTACACGGACCGGTCGGAATTCTTGGTGGCAGTGCTGCGCCGCCCCAAGCCCTATGGCCTGGGGCAGTAG
- the corA gene encoding magnesium/cobalt transporter CorA: MSRRRFPLTPKNLIPSATAAAQKPPAPHRSFADVVDHCCIFIDGIRMPGELKQHAGALETLHRHLAEAKREGGHPHGFVWLSLNAPNANHMHAVADSFKVHDLIIDDIVAAHQRPKVETYDDQIFMVLKSVKYSDFDNRQDSVQQSRQVIEVGEVQMVLGKHFIITIRHNTPLPDLKSRITITDNEPATKQGPLGLAWAIADALVDDYRRAANELSEDVDVLEEEVFTPQSELNVDQIYLLKREVLEMRHAINPLEPALSTFNQLLKTRKEGEELRSYFRDVLDHEIVAKDSVNSSNERLTALIDAAVAKISLQQNADMRAISAYVGMAAVPTLVAGIYGMNFQNMPELAWKYGYFGALGLMVVIVIAVWWAFKRRNWL, encoded by the coding sequence ATGTCTCGCCGCAGGTTTCCCCTTACCCCTAAAAACCTCATCCCCTCAGCCACCGCCGCGGCGCAGAAACCTCCCGCCCCGCATCGTTCGTTCGCCGACGTGGTCGATCATTGTTGCATTTTCATCGACGGCATCCGCATGCCCGGGGAACTCAAGCAGCATGCTGGCGCCCTGGAAACCCTGCATCGTCATTTGGCCGAGGCGAAACGGGAGGGTGGGCACCCGCACGGGTTTGTGTGGCTGAGTCTCAACGCACCTAACGCCAACCACATGCACGCGGTTGCAGACTCATTTAAGGTCCATGATCTCATCATTGATGACATCGTTGCTGCCCACCAACGCCCCAAGGTGGAAACCTACGATGACCAAATATTCATGGTGCTGAAATCCGTGAAATACTCCGATTTTGATAACCGACAGGATTCGGTGCAGCAATCCCGCCAGGTTATTGAGGTTGGTGAGGTACAAATGGTGTTGGGTAAGCATTTCATTATCACTATCCGCCACAACACTCCCCTGCCGGACCTGAAATCCCGCATCACCATCACCGACAACGAGCCCGCCACCAAGCAAGGACCATTGGGGTTAGCGTGGGCCATTGCCGACGCGCTTGTCGACGACTACCGCAGGGCTGCCAACGAGCTTTCCGAAGACGTCGACGTGTTGGAAGAAGAAGTCTTCACCCCCCAATCAGAACTCAACGTTGACCAAATCTATCTGCTCAAACGCGAGGTTCTAGAGATGCGGCACGCTATTAACCCCCTCGAACCCGCGCTGAGTACCTTCAACCAGTTGTTGAAAACCCGTAAGGAGGGTGAGGAGCTGCGCAGCTATTTCCGGGATGTGCTGGACCACGAGATCGTGGCCAAAGACTCGGTCAATAGCTCCAACGAGCGGCTCACCGCCCTCATTGATGCCGCCGTGGCGAAGATTTCCCTGCAACAAAACGCCGACATGCGTGCCATCTCCGCCTATGTAGGCATGGCGGCCGTGCCCACACTGGTGGCCGGCATTTACGGCATGAACTTCCAAAACATGCCGGAACTGGCGTGGAAGTATGGTTATTTCGGCGCCCTTGGCCTCATGGTCGTCATCGTCATCGCAGTATGGTGGGCGTTTAAACGCCGCAATTGGCTTTAG